A region from the Acyrthosiphon pisum isolate AL4f chromosome A1, pea_aphid_22Mar2018_4r6ur, whole genome shotgun sequence genome encodes:
- the LOC100570590 gene encoding fatty acid synthase: protein MRFLLPCFEVLPLDPLVKTTFQLREQSLIDLSNPSTKNPIDFIDTCMDIVLEFRQSDDFENVFMYPVCDVQDTEMENYSDHVLKTKGYDVMMIKDDGKSGQLNRGSDNSQYVALTRHTRLSHAMLLMKSKIRVHLIVFSNSPLSDSGDYTVVLQQKFGDNYLALLKKVSKIDSDAIIQRLTSENINCCDQFQDLLTNLKSLNKTIYLVSKIQPVDGIISLVKKTNKIKNIRFFFVLDNAAPGFSTINPFYSKQIAKDLLVNVYQNGRWVTYKEIKFINVINTQTSMKKTLLANLSNISLKNVSVKYIGLNPQDTIVDTRYNNVEYDELGPIEYSGLASDGSLKMGVAPFIPTVSDITADPILSWAVPKNMSLEEASTIPVPYSMAYYMLIVISGITKENSVLVHSGLTAVGRAAIDICLEKKCKIYVTVSDSKQMELLKQRFPLLPHSNVIIYEKENFEIKFLMANHKMDVIINCLEGDDFYATFRVIADHGKFFQLTKSDMKKKYKMGTLKFLKCISFFSIGMDRIMAECEETKQVIQKLIEQGLNNGTIKPFDRHVLTGACTGTQALETLENLTRENEFKRVVISTSKAIDVGNAINQFQCFPDKVYFVIGNACDDWLCLVEWLAQRGALKVVVGLETHSLTPTVSRKFNIFLDRYKGITVQLVSQSLLDTEQSAHDLLKSSTATYLLAAVFFVSGVEEKMIENMQFAMGQIVTKHNQKTLFTCLFCGGAKTCDQLKSTGVNALCLSWGQNGDKPKLSKIIPILENLIMKSDALTNAVVVCSEHEADKWTRMTILFIYSYSITQRTAVPNYR from the exons ATTTCTCTTACCCTGTTTCGAAGTATTGCCGTTGGATCCGTTGGTGAAGACCACTTTCCAGCTTAGAGAACAGAGTTTGATCGATCTGTCCAATCCCAGTACCAAA AATCCCATAGATTTTATTGACACGTGTATGGATATAGTTCTTGAATTCAGACAGAGTGacgattttgaaaatgttttcatgTATCCCGTGTGTGACGTTCAAGACACCGAGATGGAAAATTACTCCGATCACGTTTTAAAAACCAAA ggTTACGATGTGATGATGATAAAAGACGATGGTAAGTCTGGACAACTAAACAGGGGATCAGACAATTCGCAGTACGTCGCATTGACAAGACACACAAGATTGTCGCATGCTATGTTATTGATGAAAAGTAAAATTCGTGTTCACTTGATCGTATTTTCAAACAGTCCTTTGTCCGACAGTGGTGATTATACAGTAGTGCTGCAACAGAAATTCGGTGATAACTATTTGGCTTTACTTAAAAAG GTTTCAAAAATCGATAGTGATGCTATAATACAAAGATTGACTTCAGAAAATATAAACTGCTGCGATCAATTTCAggatttattaactaatttgaaatcgttaaataaaaccatttatttagTGTCTAAGATTCAACCGGTAGATGGAATAATATCGTTGgtgaaaaaaacgaataaaataaaaaatattcg GTTTTTCTTCGTGCTGGATAATGCTGCTCCTGGATTTAGTACCATTAATccattttattcaaaacaaatagcCAAAGACTTATTAGTTAACGTCTACCAAAATGGTCGATGGGTTACGTATAAGGAAATCAAAttcataaatgttataaataccCAAACATCGATGAAAAAGACACTTCTCGCTAACTTATCTAATATATC gTTGAAAAACGTTTCTGTAAAGTATATCGGTCTGAATCCTCAAGACACGATTGTAGATACGCGATACAACAATGTCGAGTACGACGAGCTAGGCCCTATTGAGTACTCCGGTCTGGCGTCTGATGGGTCTTTGAAGATGGGAGTTGCGCCATTTATACCGACAGTTTCTGATATCACTGCTGATCCTATTCTATCTTGGGCAGTCCCCAAAAACATGTCCCTCGAAGAAGCATCGACAATTCCGGTGCCATATTCAATG GCGTATTACATGTTGATCGTAATTAGTGGGATAACCAAAGAAAATTCAGTGCTAGTACATTCTGGATTAACTGCTGTAGGCCGGGCTGCCATAGACATATgtctggaaaaaaaatgtaaaatttatgtTACCGTATCCGATTCTAAACAAATGGAACTGTTAAAACAGAGATTCCCATTG CTTCCACATTCAAAcgtaataatttacgaaaaagaGAATTTCGAAATTAAATTCCTCATGGCGAACCATAAGATGGACGTAATCATAAACTGTCTAGAAGGAGACGATTTTTACGCTACTTTTCGAGTAATTGCAGATCATGGAAAGTTTTTCCAACTGACCAAAAGCGAcatgaaaaagaaatataaaatgg GTACGTTAAAATTTCTTAAATGTATATCGTTCTTCTCTATCGGCATGGACAGAATAATGGCAGAATGCGAAGAAACAAAACAGGTCATTCAAAAGTTGATTGAACAAGGTTTAAATAACGGTACGATCAAACCCTTTGATCGACATGTACTGACCGGAGCGTGCACGGGAACTCAAGCTCTGGAGACCCTCGA GAACTTGACTCGAGAAAACGAATTTAAACGTGTCGTAATATCCACGTCGAAAGCCATCGATGTCGGAAACGCAATAAACCAATTCCAATGTTTCCCAGATAAAGTGTATTTCGTTATCG gaAACGCATGTGACGATTGGTTGTGTCTGGTGGAATGGTTGGCGCAAAGAGGTGCGTTGAAAGTAGTCGTGGGCTTGGAAACACATTCACTGACGCCGACAGTTTCACGGAAGTTCAACATCTTCCTTGATCGTTATAAGGGTATCACCGTGCAATTAGTGTCACAGTCATTATTGGACACCGAACAATCGGCTCACGATTTGTTGAAAAGTTCGACAGCAACGTATCTATTGGCTGCGGTATTCTTCGTGAGCGGT GTGGAAGAAAAAATGATCGAAAACATGCAATTCGCGATGGGTCAAATCGTCACAAAACACAATCAAAAAACGCTGTTCACGTGCTTATTCTGCGGTGGGGCAAAAACGTGCGATCAATTAAAGTCAACTGGCGTCAACGCTCTGTGCTTGTCGTGGGGCCAAAACGGTGACAAACCTAAGCTCAGCAAGATCATACCCATACtggaaaatttaattatgaaatccGACGCTCTCACCAATGCCGTAGTCGTGTGCTCGGAACACGAGGCTGACAAATGGACAcgtatgacaatattatttatttattcgtatagCATTACCCAACGGACCGCAGTCCCAAATTACAGATAg